Sequence from the Peromyscus eremicus chromosome 4, PerEre_H2_v1, whole genome shotgun sequence genome:
TAGGGTGTGGAGGTGCTATTTATAGGTGGGCCTGGAAAAGGATGACCAGGGAAGATGGCGTTGAGCCAACTGGCACAGCAGCCTGTCATGTGGATGAAGAGGCTGCTTTCTTGTGTCAGCTGGACAAGCTAGCTAGCGGGTCAGCGGGGAGCCCGGAGGTTTGAATCCCAGCCCTACCATTTCCTAAGGGTGTGAGCCTGAGCAGCTTGTCCTTTGGAACCCTGCCTGTTCATTTGCAAAGCGGGCATGATGAGGTCAATTTGTAAGACTGGTGCAGGAGGAGCTAAATGCAGCCACCCTCAAAAGCATCTCCTCCGTGAGTGGACATGCTGTACAAGGCAGCTTGCTTTGGTAATAAATCTCCTTATTCTCATTTTGTCTCAGGGTAGCCTCCAACAGCATCTGTATTAGCAAAGTCAGGACGCTGGCAAGCTCTCCTCTCACGGTCCTTTACCTGCTTACCCACTTCACTGTCTGCCTCTTACCTTTCGCTGGGCCTGGCTCTGTCTGGTACTTCTGTCGAATGGAACATAGTGttggggtgtgtggggtggtggtggttttaaCTGCATGGGTGATCGGGTGTGTATGGAGATCTGTGGTGATGAGTGATTGTTACTGGCAGTGACTGTGAGAGCAGGGGCAGGGAACATGTGTCACCTCTTACCTGTGCACTGTACTTTACAGCTTAGGAAGTAGCAGAGAGCCGGTGGCTAGTGCATTCACCCTGGAGCCAGATCTCCTGTGGTTCAAATCTTGCTTCAGTCCTGCATGGCCTCAGGCAAAGCACTTAAGAGCAtaattgcctcagtttccttctcagCGATGCAAGGAAGTATTAACAGAACCATTCACCTCTTTTAAGATTATTGTGAGAATTGGATGAACTAGTGCCTAAACAATGCTTGGCTCCAGCAGGACTAGTTAGTGTTAATGCTTGTAATCACTCATTGTTATCAAGTAGTTCAGTTTTTCAGGGTGGTGTATGTGGGGGATAATTGCTTTTGTAACAACCTCACAACTGAGTGACAGGGATTCCATGTGACAGCTAAAGCTCTGGGAGATGTGGGCCCCAAGGGTAGAAAATGGCAGAACTGGGACTCAAACTGAGGTGCTGTGATTTCAAAGCCATCTGAGAGCAGGAATTAGGGGTTTGCGGATAATCTCTCCAAGACCCCTGAGAAACCTCAGGTTCCCGACATCAGCTCAGGTAGGCAGCTCTGTTGTGGGGCAACCAGCTTCAGGGCAGTGCTCAGCCATGCTTTGCTGATTGTCTACCTGTGTCCCTCAGCTTACCTCCCCCTACTCACTTGTCTACCCAGAAAAGCAGGGCACCTGCCCCAGTGTGGACTTCCCTAAGCTTGGTATCTGTGAGGACCAGTGCCAGTTGGACAACCAGTGTCCTGACAACATGAAATGCTGCCGCAATGGCTGTGGGAAGATGACCTGTGCCACACCCACATTCTGAGGTAGGTGGGAACAGGAGAGCAGGTTCAGAGATGTCCAAGTATGGGGTACTTACAGCAAGTGGTAAAGAAAGATCTTGGAAAACACAGTGATGATAAATCTGTCTGTATATTCACTTTCCTTAACTCAACTAATATTTATCTACAATATGTGGATGATGTGTGATCAAACAAATCAGACAAAAGAGGCTGGGTGATGGGTTTTATTGTCTAATGtgtgagaaaagaaataaacaagccGATTTTGGTAGTATGTTATAGGGAGGTACATGCCATGGGACAAAGAGAACAGGAGGGAGGTattcctgggggaggggagacaaggGACATTACTGTAACCTTTACATGGGACAGTAGGTGCAGTACTCACCAAGAAGGTGGGAAATGAGAGAAAACGTGAGCATGTCAGGGCAGGGGGAGCAGCAATATGAAGGCGAGAACATCACTGAGGTATTTAAGGAAGAACTTGAAGGCTGGGTAGAAATATGAAGGGAGGTCAAAAGGTCTGGGACGGACCATGAGGGCCTTAGAGGCCGTTGTCTTGACCCTGAGGTCTGTCTTCAGAAAGAGACTTGCCCTGACGTTTTCAAAGGGCCCTCATGAGTGCTGTGGCGTGGCTAGACTGTTGAGGGCAGAGAAAGATTCCTAGACTCAGCTGTGAGTGGACAGATGAGATGAGCCTGACCAGGGTGGAGGCAAGGGACAGCGGTGGCCAGTTCACCCCTTCATGAAGAAGAATGATGGGGTTTGCTGATGAACTTCCCTTTTGTTTAGGAATTGGAAAGGGGTAGCTGTGTCCTAGGGGAGGAGACaatgtggggtgggggagtcgATGGCCAGTGGGGTTGAGGAGAAGGTATCTCTTTGCATGTTGAGTGAGACACAGAGAAGCTGATCTTTATTTACTCCAAAGGCTCATCTTTGTGGACAAGTGTTGTTGAGGTTGTTAACTTCCATTGCGTTTATTAGTTGTGTCTGAAATGGATTAAGCATTTACTATGAGCAAGCCAGGACTAAATTTAGTACCTTTAGTGCCTCAGACCCTGAAAGGAAAAGTTTGGGGAGTCACCCTTCCCTTTGtatgtgattaaaaataaaatactaataagttgggggctagagaggtgactcagtggttaagagcacttactgctcttgtggagAACACATGTTTGGTTCCTGGTACCCATCtagtggctgacaaccatctataaccccagttccaggggctctgatgccctcttctggcatccaagggcactgcacacacccagtacacatagatacatgcaggaaaaacacataTACGTGTAAAACAAAACCCTTAATATAGCATTATGTCACACAGTAAGTGTTAAAAagggagaaacagagatagaTACTTGGTTGGCCCATTAAGTAATGCAGCAGTGACTGTCTGAGGTTCTGGACAGAAAGGAGACTGCTCCCCTGAGCTTGCAGTGCAGTggttgaggcagaagaattgatGGCTCAACCTGAGCCACCAATCAGTGCCCACTGCCTCAGAAAACAGCTGAGGAAACGTCACTCAGGCTTGAGGAAGGGAGGATGGCGTAGGAGCAGTTGGAGAAAGCTTCCCAGGGGGTGACCTTGAGCTGGCACAAAAGGATGAGGCATTGATTCATGGTTGGTGAGATACAGAGTAGGGATGCTGTtcaaggcagaggaagaaggatgagCAGGAAGTTGGACAAGCCTTTGGTGGCAATCACAGATTGCTGGGGGGACCCGTTAATGCACACAGAGTTAACCGAAGCCCGAGACGGGCCATGTATCCAACGTCTCACGGTGGTTATTTCAAAGTATGCTTTTCAGTGACTAGGTGGGAACCACAGTCTTCCTAGGACCCTGATCCCTGCTATGATGCCAACTGTCTCTAATCTCCATGAATGCCAACTGCACAGTAGGCATTGCAAGCAGGAAAACCATGACTCAGATTTCAGCTCTGACCCTTACCTAGCCTCTTCATCTCCTCAGACAATTCTTTTCTTACAGAATGGCAATAAATGTCAGGAAGGTAGCAGGAAGATTCCTAGGGAGATAAATGTTTATGGGTCTCCAGGGAGGTCCCAGTGGTTGTTTGGGACCATGGTACACCCAAGTAGGTCCTTGGTTTGATCTGAAGCATAAGAGATGGGTCTAGAATCTGCTGGGAAATGCAGGCGGAGCCCCCAAGAAGGTAGTGCATTGCTGTGTATACAAGTGTGATGGAGGTAAGTAGGAAGCTGTGTCAGGATTTAAACTGCTGACACTTGTGTCTAGTATGACAGATGTTACTGTTGATGGTGCCATGGTTTTCTTCCTCCAGCTTCAGCCACCACCAGCCCGAGGAATGGGAGAGGATGCTTCTGCTGGATTGTGCATCTGGTGTCGTTCCTGTGGCCTCTCTTCTCTCTAGCCTTTGTGTTTCTTCCTGGACCCTCAAAAGCATCTCCCTTTTCCAACCAATAAAGTGATCACTTTCAGCAATGGAGAAGCCATAACACccactctcttcctctgtccccgTTTCCCATGGCTTGGTTTAGGTGGGTGGGAAAATACAGGACAACTGGGTCATCCAGGTTCAAAATCCAGGGGAAGGTTAGTTCTGAAGTCAAGAACAATGATTCAGGTGTGTCTCTGGAGTGTTAGCATTTCTCTGGTGGATCTTTGCACCAATCCTGTGAGGCTCCTTAGTCTCCAAGGATCATAGAGCCAACATGGCCTCTTAGAGGTCGAGGAACACCTCTGAAATCACTCAGATTCACCCATGGGTGTGTTGCATGTCTATCTGCCAGACATAGTGCTAGGAGAACATGCTCATGAGGCTTCGTGGCTGCTCAGAGTCCTCTGAGAAGTTGATAAGAGGCCAGGGGTCTGCTGAGGAGCTGTCAGTAAAGTGGCCACTGCacaggtgtgaggacctgaattcagatccttagCAGCCGTATATAAGACCTAAGTGCAGCAGTATACCTTTAACCCTAccactggggatgggggtggggttggagaTGGGTTCATTCCTAGACATTTTGGGACAGTCAATCTAACCAAATGGCAAGCATCAGGTTCAGAAagagacaacttgcaggaatcggctctctccttctaccatgtgggtttcagggatggtattcaggtggtcaggcttggtggcaagcacccttacccatggagccatctctctggccccacccTGTGGTTTAAAAAGAAGTCCCTGCCTAGCTTTGTGCCTCATCTATCCTTGAAATAGCAGAGCAGACAGGCTTCACggcttcctcccctcctttctgaGATTAGTAATTGTTGCTTAAGGAAAACCAAGGGACCCTGGGACCAGGGCTCTTCAGTTCTCTTCCCATGTGACAGTACAGGCCCTTTTAGTTCACCTCGGCTCTCTCACTTTGAAGTTGTTATCCTCAGATGGGTGGAACAGTAGTTCATGCTAAGATACGAGGGGCACTTCTAAATTTTCCCAATGTACTTGTATTTTACAAGGAAAGATTTTTAATCAGGATGCTAACATTTGTGCAATTTCTGAGGTAGAATTGATTTTAGGGAAGTGTGTTTAGAGGAATGCATTTTTTTATTCACACACAAAAAGCCTTAGGGGACCCCTGGGGAACTTGGCTTCTTGGAGGGCTGTGCAGGCTTCTTAAATCAGGAGCGTCTGCAGGTTAATCGGCATtcgtttctgttcaggaagttgttctCATTGCCTCCACAGCCTCGGTAGCCAAACCGCTCACACCGGCCAGATTTGGTGTTATAGTACCACCGCAGTACCATGGTTTGACACTGGCCTTTTTCCACGGGAAGGCTGCACAGAGGTGGTAAGGGCTTCCTGGACACTTGAAGAAGAAGAGTGATTTAGGGTGCCATGTCCATCACCACCCCTTCTGCTACTCTTCCCTCTGCTGGAGGCTTCCATGGCCACAAGGTGCAAGGCTGAGGCCTTCCATGATAGGCACTTCTTCCCACCCAACCTTATCCATCTCCACAGAAGCCGAGGTTTGCACTTCTGCAAGTAGGGAAACTCCCTTGCCTGGGATTTCGACTCGGGTGGACTCACATCCTGGCCTTGCCACCCACGGCGGCATCAGGCTGTGTAGCCATTGCTGCTCCAAGTCTCCAGTTTGTTGTCTGTGACGCCAGGGAGCTGAGCCCTGTGTCTCCTTTGCCCCCTCAGATTTGATCTGCTGCAGTCAGATCCTGCAggcttctgcctcctctctcaCAGTCCGTTCCAGAACGGACAGACTGCAGGGAAGGGTGAGCCTTGAATCTGAGAGCAGGGTTTCAAGTCGGACTCAGACATATGCTAACTGTGTGGCCCTGAACAAAGGACCTATCTCTTCTGCATGGAGTTTCTTGAGTCTAATGTTCACATTTTGGGGCTAATTGAGAGGTTAAAGACAACTAACAAGGGCTGGGGGAggtggaacatgcttttaatcccagcgttcaggagagacaaaggcaggaggatctctgggctggaggccagcctggtctacagggagagctccaggccaggcagagctatatagtgagacccatctcaacaaaacacaacaacaacaggaaCAAAATCAAACGAAAACAGCCAATAAAAAGCACCGTTAAGTCCAACAACTCAAAAATCAGTGGATAATGGTGAGCTGCCCCTAAGCATCCTCTTCTTCCTGAGCAACGAGACCCAGCAACGCAAACCTCCATACGGACTCTGCAGCCCTAGTTCCCAATGCAGgcctgcctctgagttctcaaCAAACACCCAACAATTAGCAATAACCATGAGCTCCTCTAAGGAGTGCTAGAagtttctttgtatttgttaCTATGTGAGATGTGAGTGTTTTTATCTTTGCAATTACTATtttgtatgtggatgtgtgtgtgtgtgtgtgtgtgtgtgcgcgcgcgcgcgcgcgcgcgtgcgtgcgtatgttgtggaggccaaaggacgaCTTAGGtgttgttttctctgtcttttttttttttttttttttttttgagtcctgGTCCCTCACTAGGCTGGGACTCACAAAATAGGTGAAGCTGGCTGGACAgtggctctctgcctccccagctctaggATGCCAAGCATGCCGCACACCTGGTactttccctcccttttcttttgatGTAGATGCTGGAGAGCAAACACAGGTCTTCATACTTTCAAGGAAAGCACTGTACAGGACCGTTTGTCTCCTCAGTCCCTGTAATTACTCTTTACGGTAACTTTGGGGCAAGGGGAAGATGCCAGGGGCTTCGTGTGTGCCAGGCCAGTTCTCCACCACTGAAGTGCATCTGTGGGTCTCTTCACTCCAGGTATCATGGCTTATCATGCCACATGAGGAAACTACAGAGCGATGAAGTGCCTGTCTTAATGCCAGGAAGTGGGAGAACCAAGACCCAAAGCCAGCACAATCCAGTGGCAAAGGTCTGCCAGTTCTCAACTATCTCCTTTATTGTAGAAGAATGGGTGGATGGACACACTTTTGGTGGAATTTGGCAGCAGCCTAGGCAGGGCAGAGGTTCAGGTTCTCTCCTGTCCATGCCCTGTAAGGCTCGTGCTGGGTACAAAAGTCAATGGACAGGAACAAATTAGCTTATCCAGTCAAGATGAAAGTGGATTGGGGCagcggcggggggtgggggagcatgtTCATATGGCATGTGACATCCTGGTCACAGTAGCATCCTCCTTGACCCCAGGTGACTCAGTAGGAGGTGGAGTCCCACCTGCTTTTAAATGTTGCCAGTCTGCTTTCCCTCTCCGTTGGTTCTATTAAAGCCAAGAGGAAAtcacttaatttatttattttgtatgtaataAAGATAATCCCccttctccgtgtgtgtgtgtgtgtgtgtgtgtgtgtgtgtgtgtgtgtgtgtgtgtgtgttttctgaatGTGACCAAAGTATTTCATGAGAAGCTATTGAGAGCTGTTACACTAACAAATAAGTACACATCAGATTTTATCAACAAAGCAGACACAACCATTGCTCTTACGAAAAACCTGGCATTCGGAGAGACCAAACAACACTTCTGAGGCATAGATTTTTGTAAGTAGTAGGGCCAGCACCTGACTCCTGATGCTACTGACTTGGGGAGCCATGCTAATAAGTGTTCCTCCACTGAGCTATATGCCAGCTCTGAATATTTGTAAAGGGAATCCTGCTGTTCACAAAAAGTCTGGATACACCACATTGCTGTTGTCGTCCTGGTGGGGTGTGTGCATTCCTCCCCCGTCCCCGTCTTCACCCCTGCCtcccatcatcatggtggggtgtgtgtccccctcccccatctctgttttccccctccccatccacctgCACCTGTAGACTTTAAGCTGCAGCAGAGACAGCGGCCCAGGAAGAAGGTCAAAGTTGAGCTTACACCTCTCCTCCTTGGTCTCACTTTGGCTATCACAAGTCCAAACTTTAAAGTCCCCTTTACTCTTCCTATGGCTCCTTCACTGTCTATTATGCTATGATGTATGCTGTGTGCCTCCCCAACCCCCCTAGAATTTAAAGGCAGTGTCTTTGGCTGGTGGctgaaactccagctcctagGATGGTGCCTGGTACATAGCAGACACCTGACAGTGTCTGTCAATAACCTGAACTGGCTGCCTGTCCTGCTGGATGATGAACAGACTCTCACTGCTCCATTCCTGGTCTATGCTGAGACCCCCATTTCATACCAACCtcttcttggttctgagcaaagcTCTTGGCAGAAGGTGAGGATCAGGAAAAATGAGAAGGAGGCCTGGAGCTGCATGGTGTCTGCCGGCAGTGGACCAGCCTGCAGCTGTCTTATTTAGGGAGGGAAGAGATTGGAGGAGGGGCTGACCCTGCATCCTGCTCACTAGCCCCTAACTGCTACTGCTCACAGGGCTGGCTGCTGCTGGAACAGAGAGTCCCAGCAAagcacagtctctctctcctgGACATATCTGATCTGACCTCCAAAgccaagtgctgtggatatcgctctgtatgctgtgaatgtgttgctctgatttggttgataaaaaaaaaaaacgctgattggccagtagccaggcaggaagtatagtataggcgggacaagcagagaggagaattctgggaacaggaaggctgagtcaggagacactgccagccgccctcgccgccgccgccatgagaagcaaaatgtaaagtactggtaagccacgagccatgtggcaaggtatagattaatagaaatgggttaatttaagatataagaactagataacaagaagcctgccatggccatacagtttataagtaatataagtctctgtgtatttacttgggtctgagcagctgcgggcctgagcgggactggagaaaactcccaCTACAGCCAAGAGCCACCATTTTAGTACAGAAGCCCCTTCTTCAACAAGAGTGGAACAGCAGTTATTACCAACTCTGTGCCTTTGTGTTTCCAGGCACCACACAAAATACACTTCACACACTGTTTGTCCAGGAAGTTTACACAGGACCTGACTTGGGTTCCTAACATCCAAATTGGGCAGTTCAcatttcctgtaactccagctccaagagaatCTAATacatctggcctcagtgggcagcTGTACACAGGTGAACAGTCTCctccatatacatatacatcattgAAAGTAAAACAAATCCTTGAAAAGAACAAGCCTGAGTTTCTCTGACTTTCTATCTAACCATATGTCCTCTTCTTTTCAAATGTAATCCTGCTATAATGCTACCAGCCATCCTGTGACACAGTTAATAGGGGTTGGGGTAGCAAAAGTCAGGACAATGGGACCGCCTCATCTTGGACTTTCAGTTTCCAATTTTTGAACTAAGTAAACctccttttaaaataaagcatacagtctcaggcattttgttatacAACAGAAAATATACAGAAGCACCCCATTTTGCAAGATTAAACTACCGTGACCACCGTCATACAGAGAGCAAGTTTCAGAGCTGCGACCATGTCCCTGGTCTGTTTAGTTCCAGTGATTTGTGGCACTGGTTCATTAAAGAGACATTTCTCAAGTCTCTTGCATTGATTGTACTGTCAGGTGCTGCCTCAATCATACCTGGGTGCCCCCAAGGAATTATGGGAACAACACACACTTGATCCAGAAGTCTGAAACTGTCACATGGTTGGAGAAGGAGCAGAGTCAGTGTATTTAAGCAGAATAACAAGAATGCAGTATAAAAACAAGGTGTGGTTTATACTtgaaatcccagtacttggagatgggacaggaggatcacaagttcaaggtcacccttggctaaagaatgagttcaaggccagcctgggtcataTGAAACCctgtaaaaagaaagaatgaaagaaagaaagaaagaaagaaagaaagaaagaaagaaagaaagaaagaagaaagagagagaaaaagaaagaaagaaagaaagaaaagaaagaaagaaagaaaaaaagaaagatcccCACCTCCatatgtttacttttaaaaatcaatgtatccttttgtttaaaaaaaggatttatttctttttgttttttttgtttttgttttgttttcttgcttttttcccctgacagggtttctctgtgtagccctggctgtcctggaactcgctctgtagatcaggctggctttgaactcagattcgcctacctctgcctcccaagggctgggattaaagtgtgtgccaccactgcctggcttacttttaattatgtgtatatacatgtgttggGGGGTATGTTCTTGCTAGGATGGGTGCCTGGGGAGGCTAGAGGCATTGATTCcccctgagctggagttataggtggttgtgagcctccaacgtggctgggaatcaaactcaggtcctgtgtacaggctcttaactgctgaggccctctccagctcctaaattTGTGCATCCTTTCAATACCTTTTAAGATCTTTgctcatttttcctttcctttccttcctttctttatttttctgttcttgttctttttgttttgtggtatggaggactgaacccaggagcTCAAAAACTCTACCACCTGAGTTATTTTCTCAGCCCCATCTTTTGCCAACTTTCTTACCATATTATTTGTGTGGTATTGCGTTCTAGGAGTTCTTAATATATCATAACAATAGTTATTTTTGATATGCATTattgtctttgtttatttattttgggatagggtctcactatgtaaaccaggctagctcagaactcagagctctgactgtctctgcctcccatgtgctgtgaTCAAAATtctgtgccactatgcctggctattgtctttgttatttatttttatttatttacttattttgaggcaaggtcttattGTGTGATcttgactggcttggaacttgctgtgtagaccaggctggcctcaaactcaaagagatctatctgcctctgcctccccaatgctgagaCGAAAAGTCTGTGTCACCATAACctggttatttttatttacttacttttaatactttttaattctataaagattaattttttaatcaaaaatttttattttatgtatatgggtctCTTGCCTGtacatatatctgtgtaccacactcATGCCTGCTACctaaaaaggccagaagagggcattggatgcccaggaactggtgttacagacaattgtgagctgccgatatgggtgctggggattgaaggcAGGTCGTCTcttgagtagcaagtgctcttaaccactgagccacgtctccagctcttgtctttattttttggaGGTAGTTACTCTGATTTCAGCATTATTATTTAATAGCCTTTTTCTCTTTAATCACTTTGACTGTATAGCCCAATACTTTCTGCTATCCTTTTGTTTCTGAAACTGAGCTATTATTTCTTCTCAGGTATTTCTTTGTTTATCATGACAATGCATGTAAGTGTGACTTTCTACATAGTGGTTCATGAAGCTTCATGGATCTCCTAATGAGTTTATCATCAAAATTACTCGGTCATTCCTCCATCTATACATTTTTATCCACACATTAGCTTATCTTTTCAATTGATTAAGTGCAACAGTGTCTCTCTAGAAAatcctggctgttgtggaactcattctgtagaccaggctggcctcgatctcacagagatccacctgtctctgcctcctgagtgctgggattaaaggcgtgtgccaccacatccagcctagATTCAGGAATGCATTTATTTTGAGTAGGAGGTTGAGAGAAGCAGGCAATTCTCCCTAGACTTGAATCAAGTAGatctgagatgatcatgtttctGACATCTCCATGTCCTTTCATCATCACACTGATTATGTGTTCATTTTACCTAATAAGGTAACACACTGGCATAGATAATGAGGAAGAAATCAGTggcaaaaggaagaaaacattgtGCATATTGTAAACATAGTGAATTGCTAGACACCATTTAACAAGAAAAGCAGATATGAAGGGTGGGTCTTCAGAGCAAAAATTAATAGGAAGAGTCAGGAATGGGCTAAAGTATAGATGTGATGAACTAAAAGTAATgtgctctgcatttgagaaaatttACCGAGAACATATTAGAGTAGGGTATGATGGCATGTGTCAATAATCACAACActcagtggagacaggaggatcagaacactcagtggagacaggaggatcagagttttaaaccagcctaagctacacagagaatttgaatctcagctacatagtgagactcttatAGAGATGGGAGAGTCTGATCAATCACCCACATTGCATATTTATTTCCTCCTGGCTGCAGGGGAGGCTGGGAGAACAAATATGCAGATTACTTACCTACAGTCTCTCTGCAACAAGCCCATGTTCTCTGTGGTATTGGGAATGGGACTCTGCAGGCTAGGTGTCCCTTCACTGGCTTCTTCTGGCATCTCCAAACCTGCTTTCCTTTATTTCCCCTTAGATACCATCTCCTGGTGACCACGCCTTTCCACACTCAGTGCTCCAAAAATCATTAGAGCCCTGAGAGGTCAGGATCCAGCCACAGCACATTCTGGAAGATAGAGTCCAAGTACACACATCCCACTCTCTGTTCTTCCATGAGTATCAGTTTTACTTAGGTTCTTtccatgaactcagagattcttcCAATAAAATGACCCCTCTGCTTCCAAATCTAGAAGTAAAAATACCTCAActtcccccttcttccccttACTCTCCAAAATTCATGGGACTATAAGCCCCATGTTGTGAATGcttgattttgtttctgtgttatttattcattttctatgtGCATATCCTATGTGTGTCACACATACTTTGCTCCTGCATGCAggccatgacacacatgtggaggttggagaaTAACCTTGAGTGTTGGTCCTTGcctcccaccttgtttgaggcagggtttcctgACATTTACTGCTGCATACACCAGTCTAGCTGGCACACAAACTTCCAGGAGTTCTCCCatttccacctcccatctctctctaGAAGTACTGGGATTTCAGACAATTGCTATTGTGTCTGGCTTTGTGTGGATTCTGTGGATTCAGAGTGAGCTCTctttatctccccagccccgctGCTTCTGTGTTCTCTACTGGATCTTGAAGAATAAAGATTGGGAGTCTGGATTTCTCAACCCAAACAGAAATCGTGGTTTTAACTCTAAGCATAACTTCCCTGGTAGAGAATTCTTCAGTTCCAGGAAAGAGAGTTAGATGCTGAATATTAGAAGCAAAGTAACAGATAGTCCCTAAAGTcatctgtgttttttgttttgttttgtttttgtttttcgagacaggatttctctgtgtaacagctctggctccaTCATGCCTGGC
This genomic interval carries:
- the Spint3 gene encoding kunitz-type protease inhibitor 3; its protein translation is MQLQASFSFFLILTFCQELCSEPRRVSRKPLPPLCSLPVEKGQCQTMVLRWYYNTKSGRCERFGYRGCGGNENNFLNRNECRLTCRRS